DNA sequence from the Flavobacterium lipolyticum genome:
CTATAAAGGTTTGATAGGGCTTTTTGCTGGAGCAGGAAGCAATTTGAGATGGGAGGCTTATAGCTTGCTGAAGAATGATGGAAAAATTGACCCGTTTCAGGCAAACAATTTGAGTGACAAAGATTTTTCGAATACACTGATTGCTCATAAACTAAATTTGCGTGGACCGGTACATAGCATAAATACTGCCTGTTCTACCTCTTTGGTAGCGATACATCAGGCCGTACTAAGTTTACTTTCCGGAGAAAGTCATATAGCCGTTGCCGGAGGTGTATCGATAAAAAATAACATAAAAGAAACGGGGTATTTGCATCAGGAAAACATGATCTTTTCAAAAGACGGACACAACCGGACATTTGACAGAGAGGCTAGTGGTACAGTTGTTTCAGAAGGAGCAGGAGCGGTGGTATTGAAACGATTAGCTGATGCCATTAAAGATGGCGATCAGATTTATGCTGTGATTAAAGGCAGTGCGGTAAATAATGACGGAAACAGAAAAGTGGGGTATACAGCTCCAAGTGTGAATGGTCAGGCAGAAGTGATTCAAATGGCCCACAGATCGGCTAATGTTGTTCCGGAAAGTATATCTTATGTCGAGGCTCATGGCACAGCGACGAAACTGGGAGATCCGGTAGAGATTCGGGCTTTGGCGCAGGCCTTTAACAATAATAAAGAGAAATATTGTGCCGTGGGTTCTGTAAAGAGCAACCTGGGGCATTTGGATACAGCAGCAGGGGTCGCTGGTTTTATAAAAACAGTTTTGTGTTTAAAGAATAAAAAATTGGTTCCTTCTTTACATTTTAAATCTCCCAACCCAGAGATCAATTTTGAAGAAAGTCCGTTTTATGTTAATTCAGAATTAAAAGAATGGAAGAACGAAAAATTTCCGCTTAGAGCCGGGGTCAGCTCATTTGGAATAGGGGGAACTAATGCCCATGTTATTTTGGAAGAGTCACCGCTTGAAGTAAGTCCGGTAAAAGAGCCTTCCTTCGAACTAATAACGCTGTCAGCCAATAGCCCGGAAGCACTGGCGAGACAACAAGAGCAGTTGAAAAAATACCTTATCGCAAATCGGGAACTCGATTTTGTTGATATAGCCTGGACGTTGCAGATGCGCCATACTTTTGACTATCGGTCAGCATTTGTTGCCGGGCACACAAACGAGGTAATTGAGTTGCTGGAAAGTAAGTCCGTTGCATCAAACAAGAAACCGGTTAGTAAGAAGAAAATCGCCTTTATGTTTTCAGGCGGAGGATCTCAGTATGAGAATATGGGACGGGGATTATACGAAGACAAGAACAGTGTATTTAGAAAAACACTCGACAACTGTTTCGGCCTTGCCAGGAAAGAAAGTACAACAGATTTCAAGCAGATCATCTACCCCGATCAACCAGGTTCAAGTGATCTGATCAATGAGACTATAAACATGCAGCCTTTGTTGTTTATGTTTGAGTATGCATTGGCAAAGCAACTGGAATATTATGGCATCAAGCCGGATATTATGATTGGGCATAGCTTAGGGGAGTATGTAGCAGCCTGTTTTAGTGGAGTACTCACTTTAGAATCTGCGCTAAAGATGATTATTAGACGGGGAGCACTGGTGCAGAATCTTCCTGAAGGGGATATGTTGGCGGTAGGCCTGCCTGCTGCACAGGTTAAGGCATATTTAGTACCAGGCGTAGACATAGCAGCAATCAACACTGCTGAGAGTTGTGTAGTGTCTGGAGAACCCTCAATGATAGCAGTACTTCGAGAGCGCTTTGAAAGGGAAGGGATTCTTTCAAGGATCTTATACATCTCTCACGCTTCACATTCTCTGATGATGGATCCTGTTCTGGAGGAATTCACTTCCATTGCATCTTCAATAAAATTGGGTAAACCTAAAATTCCATACCTCTCCAATGTAACAGGTAAAAGAATTGATATCAGTGATTTAAAAAAGAGTTACTGGTCAGATCACCTGCGAGGAACCGTAGAGTTTTCTGCTGGGATAGAGTGTATATTATCGGAAGGAGATACGATCTTGATAGAAGTTGGCCCGGGTAATACGCTTAGTACGCTGGCACGCTTGCACTTTAAAGCAACAGGATTATCAGAAGTTCATCAGCTGATCAGGCATCCTAATACAGAAACAGCTGATATGTTATTTATGCTGGAAAAACTCTCAGGTCTATGGGAATCAGGCATAAACCTGAACTGGGATCGTTTGGAGGAAGAAAAAATCAGGAAAAAAATTTCCCTGCCAACCTATAGCTTCCAGCCAACAAAATACCCAATGGCAACAGCTCTTGAGGAAATGTTGTCCGGCTCGTTATTGAAGGGTGCAGGTCAAAAAAATGAAAATATTTCTGATTGGTTCTTTGAATCTTCATGGAAACGATCCAGATTATTACCAATAACCGGACAGACTGCAAATGTATCTACATACCTGATATTTTGTGATAATGAGGGAGTGGCAGAACTGTTGATTAACCGGATAAAAGAAAATACAAACGTTAAGGTTGTCCGCGTAATTCAGGGGACTCATTTTGAAGAAAAAGAAGATTATACGTTTAAATTGAATTTTAAAAAAGAAGAAAACTATCTGAAACTCATTCAAAGACTGGCAGAAAGTTCGCTTCTTCCTGAAAAGATTGTTCATCTATGGAATTTTTCTAAAGAACAAGAAGAAACTACCTATCAATCTACAGTAGAGGATCTGGATCTTGGGTATTACAGCTTATTGAACATAGTCAGATCTATAGAACAGGTGAGTCCATTTCATCAGGTAAGTATAGATATGATTACAAGTTTTGCTGCAAGAGTAAATGATGGAGATATCGAAATTCCTGCCCGTACAGCAATTTTAGGCTCTGTTCTATCTATTCCTAAAGAGTACAAGAAAATTTTATGCAGACTAATAGATTTTAAGCCAAGTGATAAACAAGAAGAAATATTGTGCCACTTGTTCAATGAAATAATTACAGAATATGCTGAGCCATACATCGCATATCGTCAGGCAACGAGATGGTCACAATTTCATGATTCTGTCAAATTGGAATCAGATAAAAATCTGCCAGCACTGATAAAGGATGGAGGAGTGTATTTAATTACCGGTGGAATGGGCGGAATGGGTTTTGTATTTAGCGAATATTTACTTAAGCAATATAACGCGAAGCTTATTTTGACAGGAAGGAAACCTGAATCAGATGCTATCACTTCCAGGCTAAAAGAAATAGGCGGGAAAGTCATTTACCTTAACGCAGATGTCTCAGATGTTGGTCAAATGGAGTTGTTGGTGCGTGAAGCCGAGGGGCATTTTGGAAAGATTGATGGGATTTTTCACACGGCAGGAATAGGGGATTATGCCGGTATCATTCAAAATCGAACAAGAGAACAAAGTGAAGAAGTTTTTGCCTCAAAAATCTACGGAACGATTGGTTTATATGAGATGGCCAGGAAAGCAGCTGCCGATTTTTTAGTGATTTGTTCTTCTGTATCTTCAGTAACTGCTCCTTTTGGTCAGGTAGCCTATACTACAGCAAATATTTTTCAAGATAGTTTTGCACGCTCTAATAGCAACGGGCTGCCGGTATATAGTATCGGATGGGATGCCTGGTCGGAAACAGGAATGGCTATAGTCTCCTCCCTCGCTCATAAAGCGAAGTATGGGAATGAATTAAATTTAAAGCATGGATTGACCAATGCTGAAGGGCTTGAAGTGTTGCGCCGCATACTGAAATATGGAATACCAAGTCTTTCTATTTTCACGCGGGACCTTACCCAGGCTATTGGAAAGATGGACGTTGACCTGAATGTTGAAACGGAGGAAGTGCAGATAGTTCAGGAGCGGTTTGCTTTGTCTGATGAATATAAAGCACCTGAAACAGAAACGGAACAGCATATTTGTGCACTGTTTGAGAGCTACTTTGGAATTAAAGAGATAGGAATTAAAGATAATTTTTTTGATTTAGGTATGGACTCATTAAGGGCAATGAGAATGGTCAATTTAATTCATAAAAAATTAAATGTTGAATTAAGAATTAATGACATGCTTGAGAATACAAACATACATGATTTAGGGAGGATAATTGATGCAAAGCTGGAGTTTAGTCTAATGAAACGTAAGAGCGCAGAGACACAATTTGAACACGAACTTGAAATATAATGGATAAATTAATCGCTAAATTACTGAAAGAAGGAATTTTTTTGTTAGTTGAACAAGGAAGCTTAAAGATCAAATACAATGGTGATTTGATATCTGATGCGTTATTGGAGCAAATCAAAAAGAATAAAATAGAGTTGATCGCTTATCTTAGTGCAAATGGCACCGATACCGATTATCAGGACATTAAGCCTGTTGAGGGCAATAATCCATTTAAATTATCATCAGGCCAACACAGGTTATGGGTATTGAGTCAATTTAAAGAAGGTTCGTTAGCTTATCATATATCAAAGCCTACTTACCTGAATCAAGAAATTGAAATTGAAAGCTTCAAAAGAGCTATAAATGCTACAATAGATCGTCATGAGATTTTAAGAACCGTCTTCAGGGAAGAGGAGTCAGGGGAAATTAGACAATGGATACTGAAAAGGGAAGAGTTGGGCTTTGAAATCGACTATCAGGACTTTAGAGAAGAAGCGGAAAGGAGAGAAAAAGCAGAAGCCTATATCGTAGCCGATTCTTACCGTGCGTATAATTTAGAAAAAGGACCTTTATTGAGAATATCTTTACTTCAGTTAGCTGAAGATGATTATATATTTTATTACAATATTCACCATATTATCGGCGATGGCTGGTCAACAGAGGTATTGACTAAAGATATATTCAGATATTATGAAGCCTACAAGGCAGGAAAAGAACCTGAAATGGAGGAATTAAGAATCCAGTACAAGGATTATTCAGCCTGGCAGTTATCTCAATTGAATCAGGAGTCGTTTAAGGCTCATCGAGAGTATTGGCTTGACAAACTCTCAGGACAATTACCCCTACTGGATCTGCCGGCTAGCAAACAGCGGCCGAAGGTTAAGACCTATAACGGTCATGGCTTAGCCACTTATCTGGACAAAGCAACAACAGCTAAACTGAAGGGATATATCCAGGAGAATGGCGGCAGTCTTTTTATGGGCTTACTGGCCTCATGGAAGGTGTTACTATACCGCTATACATCTCAGCAGGACATCATCATAGGAAGTCCGGTAGCGGGTAGAGATCATGCAGATCTGGAAAACCAGATTGGCTTTTATGTAAATACCTTAGCTTTAAGAAATAAAGTTAATCCTGAAGAAAGCTTCCATGAATTTTACCAAGCTTTAAAAGAGAATACCTTAAAGAGCTATAGTCATCTAATGTATCCTTTTGACCGATTGGTAGATGAATTAGAGCTTCAGAGAGATATAAGCAGAAGTGCAGTTTTTGATGTCATGCTTACTATTCAAAACAGTTGGGATAGAATCGAAGGGGTAGAATTATCAGATGAAGAATTAAATGAGACCGTTGATAAAAGCCTTAGTACATCAAAATTAGATATAGAAATTACCATTCAACAGATAGGTGATTACCTGTCTTTAAAGTTTGTATACAACCCGGATGTGTATGAGAAGGTGATGGTTGAAGGACTGATAAGACATTACAAACAGTTGTTAAATGCGCTGTTGGAAAAACCTGAAGAGAAAATAGCACAAATAGATTTTATATCGGAAGAAGAGAAACACAAACTGCTTTTCACTTTTAATGATACAACAGTAGCTTATCCGAAGGACAAGACAATTGTAGATTTAATTGAAGAACAGGTTGCAAAGACACCGGATAACATCGCCATAGTCTTTGAGGATACAGAACTGACCTACAGGGAGCTTAATGAGCGATCCAATCAGTTGGCGCATTACCTAATAGAAAATTACAACATTCAGCCGGATGATCTGATAGGGATACAATTGGAGCGAAGCGAGTGGATGATTGTGTCGATATTGGGGGTGTTAAAATCAGGAGGAGCTTATGTTCCTATTGATCCGCAATATCCTCAGGAAAGAATAGACTATATAAAAGAAGATACTCAGTGTAAGGTTTGCCTGGATGAGCAAGAGTTAAGCAAGTTCAAAGAAAACCAGGAACGTTATGCTAAAGA
Encoded proteins:
- a CDS encoding non-ribosomal peptide synthetase encodes the protein MDKLIAKLLKEGIFLLVEQGSLKIKYNGDLISDALLEQIKKNKIELIAYLSANGTDTDYQDIKPVEGNNPFKLSSGQHRLWVLSQFKEGSLAYHISKPTYLNQEIEIESFKRAINATIDRHEILRTVFREEESGEIRQWILKREELGFEIDYQDFREEAERREKAEAYIVADSYRAYNLEKGPLLRISLLQLAEDDYIFYYNIHHIIGDGWSTEVLTKDIFRYYEAYKAGKEPEMEELRIQYKDYSAWQLSQLNQESFKAHREYWLDKLSGQLPLLDLPASKQRPKVKTYNGHGLATYLDKATTAKLKGYIQENGGSLFMGLLASWKVLLYRYTSQQDIIIGSPVAGRDHADLENQIGFYVNTLALRNKVNPEESFHEFYQALKENTLKSYSHLMYPFDRLVDELELQRDISRSAVFDVMLTIQNSWDRIEGVELSDEELNETVDKSLSTSKLDIEITIQQIGDYLSLKFVYNPDVYEKVMVEGLIRHYKQLLNALLEKPEEKIAQIDFISEEEKHKLLFTFNDTTVAYPKDKTIVDLIEEQVAKTPDNIAIVFEDTELTYRELNERSNQLAHYLIENYNIQPDDLIGIQLERSEWMIVSILGVLKSGGAYVPIDPQYPQERIDYIKEDTQCKVCLDEQELSKFKENQERYAKDVETRRSQPENLIYVIYTSGSTGNPKGVMLEHSGLVNRMLWMKRDLEVKEADVFLQKTPVTFDVSVWELFLPLVCGSKLVFAKPEGHKDPVYLEELLESQKISIIHFVPSMLSAALDTIKWDKLECLQHVICSGEALSKRIESSFKAKAPFSSLHNYYGPTEASIDVTAINLSQHPTVGHEVLIGKPVDNTQIYIVNEKNSLQPVGVLGEILIGGDQVARGYLNKEALSQEKFITNPFRAGERLYKTGDLGRWLPDGNIEFIGRKDDQVKIRGHRIELGEIEHALVKHEAVSQAVVVARENESAEKELVAYIVSNVEQNTSDLRVYLKQSLPEYMLPAYFVQLEAIPLTANGKIDKKALPNPEGAGLSSGVAYVAPRNEMEERLVKICEEVLRREKIGVLDDFFGLGMNSLMVIRLVTLVHREMNIELRINDIFENTNIGNLSNKIESIMKVIQMNRGSNDIEFKYEFEI